The genomic region ATCGCAATGAAAAACAGTGATTATATCATGACCTGTCATGAACTCTCTGCTTACAGCCTGCCAAATCTGAGCTGAATGACAGCGAGACTCCATCACCCATCCAACTTCTCGAGAGTGAAGCAGATGTAAGACCTTGTATTTGTTATCTTTTCATAAAATGCCATCCTTATATCCATCTTATCGTTTCCCTGTTTTCgtttcatcagtttgcttccaccATTTAGTCTCTGTCATTGtttaattgtgtgtttgtgctaggCTGTGCTGACTAGACTGTGTGGGTGTGACAAActtctccagtctctctctctggaacTGGCCAAGCTACAACTGGATAAGGTCAGTACTTTCAGCTTCCAGTTTCCTGTTATTCACTTTGCCTGAACACTTTGCACAAACATGACTTATCTTTATTACACAGTCAGTGGCTTTCCGTGATAGCACAAATTGTCATAACAAACTTCTAAATTTGGATTAAACACAGTTTAATGGGTTAGAATCAACATTTTACAACACGGTCTACACAGTCTCAACCTCCCCGGCGTTCCCTTTCTCATAGGACCATGTTCAGTATGCCTTAGAGATGACCAGGATGCAACTGGATGAGTGGAGGAGCCAAGGACTCAGAGGACAGGAAGGAGCACTCAACCAGAAGGCTTTGCTCCAGGAAGAACTGATCACCATCCGAGCGAGAATGTGTGACGTCTCGTTGGTGCGTAACATACAGGCATTTACCCCAGCTGGTTCTGTCAAAAATATACATTCTGAACTGCAACAATGCTAACGGTACTGTTATCTTAAGAGAATGTTAACAATAAAAAGACTGGATGAAAACTGCATTTCTATCTATATCGGAAAGGCCATTAATGTGGATCTTAACTTGATAGTTTTTAACACCTAATTTAAAcactttcattttgtttctttggtaCAGGAAATGGAGAGAGTGTGGAGCCAGTATGAGAGGATGGAAAGTGAGCTGTCTGTGTTCCGCTCACACCTCCAGCACGTCTGTAATTTTGGAATGCCACAGGTAAAGACTCCTCATGTTATCACCCTCCACGGAGACTTGTACTTTTACAGCATTTATCTGAATACACTATGTATATTCTGGAAGTCGAGAACACTCTAAACCAGGAGTATTTAACTCTTACCCTATGTGGcctggagcctgctggttttcttttcattaattgcacccacctggtgtcccaagTCTAAATAAGTTCCTGATTagggggttgcaatgaaaaaatggtgTGTAATTGGCTTCAAAGGTCAAAGCTGAATACCCCTTCTGTATATTCATAATATCTTTCCCAAATGCATAATGGTTTTAagcacaaaatatattttcctggACTAAAATAAAATCTCCAGTTGAAAGTGCTTTTTCATTATAGGATTATACATATTCTGGGTCTGGAAAACGGTAGACTTCACCCAACTCACCCTTGTCCTTCCCCAGGAGCAGTCCCAGGCCCAGAGAGAACTGTGGATGATGGAGGATATCCTCTCTGGACTCAGGGTAAACCGGGATCACTTCCGGGTCCTGCTTGGCTTGCAGAGGCACCCAGGTAACtattatatacatacacatcttTAGTCTAGTGTTTCTATAGTATGACAGAATCAGATACGATTTTGGTTGCAGGACCACAACATAATAATGATTTAGGCAAATTGACCAAAAGcctaaaaatagaaaaaaaataacaagaaGAAGAATCCATAGACGgtaagacaaagaaaaatgctTGATTTAATCCATgctcaaaaacaattaaaaaggcGAAAGTGCTGAAAGAAACACTGAAACTAAACAAGAGCAAATGTTACTGGCTTCATCTCTGCTGTGCAAACCCGCCTGTCATATTCCAGGTAATTAATATTTCCAGTTACATTGTCTGCAGTAGCAAACTGCTTCAAATCCATATCCTAAATCTGTAGCCATGCATTCTCTTCACCCCTTGTGTGTACTAAAGGAACATTCCAGAATCCTTCCTCCCACCCGGGTACACCTGGATCTCCAACGGAGAGGACACAGTGCGGCCTGCCAATGGTACAACTACCACACTAAAACCCCAGGGACACAGTACTGTAGGTGACATGCTGTGGAGTGTTACCTCAGGAGACTCCTTAGGAGACAGCTCATAACACGTTGTAGCAGTAACGTTGTCAACCGAGTGGAATCAAACCATGCCTATCCTACCCGTTTAAAATGCCACCAGCCTCCTGTCAATCACACTAATTCAGAGTGGGGTACGAGTGCACCCAGTATCGAAAGGTCAAATACATTTGCCAGGGATGTTTTGTATGGCTGTCACCGAAGAATCAGCTCTCAATTGTGTTTCTGGTTTTGTCAGGGGATGGAATCAGAACCTCCGGCCCGCCCACCTTTACCTCAGGAGCTCCAAGACACGAATCAGGGTAGAGACCAGGGGCGTGAGAGGATGGAGCCAAACTACGAGGTGAGTTATGAGAATGTCCATCCTGATTACCTGCTCGCCATTGTAGGTTTAGCGAATCCCCCAGCTAATGCTTAATACAATGCCATTTTTATCAGTCACTGCCGGTAATAGTGCCAGCACACTAAAATGGCACAGAATTAAGAAGCAACCATAATGATAATTCCACTCTAAATCCATCATCAATGCATGTATCTTTGTGCGTGTATGTTCTTCAGGTCATCTACACTTGTCCTGTAGATCCATTAGATAGAAGAGGAAACAACCAATCCGATCCCATTGGTGacaggacacagagagaaacatcaGGTAGCTAGTATGATAGGGAGTTTATGAGGACGACCAAGTACTTTAACCACCTATGTATGATCAATTTCCAGAGAGGAGGTGAGCCCACTATGGCCTAACGTTGACGAAAAACTGAATCCCATCAAGATTTGTTGTTTAGATCATTGTTTTGAGGACACTTGTTCTTTCTCATAGTGGTACATTGCACTTCATTGTCCCTGGCAAGTCTTCTTGGTGTTATTAAATGGTGTTTCCTCTCCATTTATCTCTGTCAACAACAGAATCTCAGTTTAGCTCAAGATGGTCCACACCAGATGCAAAAAATAAGGTAAGATTGTTCAAGGAATCTCCTTGTATGCTATATGCTCTTTTTAGAAATTTGATTCACTTGATGGAATCCATACACGTTAAGTGACAATATTTCGAAGTAGATATTTCCTTTCAGTCGAAGCCGTTCAATCAGGGCGCATTGCAATATACCTGACAGTCAACAGAGGGAAGCATAGACACATGGCACTAGGGTTTTGGCTGTAGTTACACCCaacccccttctctctctctctctctctcacgctcaTAAACACTCGCAAAATATCACAGATTTTGCATTTGGCACTGATGCATGCTCTGGCAATTCTTTTCACACACAATCTCTGACTTCCAGTCATTCTGTGGATGAGAGTCGTTTGTGTCCTTCTAACGCATGAACTCTTCCTCAGAAGGGAAGGATGAGTGAAGGGGAGCAGATGGAGAGGATGAGAAGACATCAGGAGAGACTAACCAGTCGGAGGAACCCACCCGCGGGCGGCCCTATCCGAACGAAGGGTCAAAGTTCACAACCGATAGACGAGGTTGGGTTCCATGAGGATAAGTGTTATGGATTTACATATGATCCAACATGTATACACATGTAGTCAACGATCTAGTGCTGAAtggctatataaatatattgcacAATTCCTATAGGTGTAAATCAGTCATTAAGGgcaatctatatatttttttcttcaggcGCCCTTCCCACTGAGGGTGACGAGAATCGTCACAGCCATCTTGCCGTCCCCTCTGATTGCCCGACACGTTTCTGTCGAGGACCCCCCTCCCGAGCTGGCCACTCCACTGCCTGAGCAGATTCCTCCAGGGGTgcaacacagactgacagaaccGAGCAAGAAATTATTCCAGAAACCGCCTCGAAGGCAGTTATTCGACATGTCCGATCAAAATTCCAACTGGTCCCAGGCGGAGGCGTCAGAGATTAGCCTGGTGGAGCAGCAACCGGCCAAACAGTTAGCTAAAGCTCCACACGGTGTAGCTTCAGAGAGGGAGGTGCAAAACACCCATGGCCTCAATGCAACTAGGGCCAAAGAGAGCCACAATGTCACTACCAGGGCCTCTAGAGAAGACACCCAGAGCGAGGAGCCTTCTGCGGATGCTATGATGCTTCAGCCGAGTTGTGACCAGGCAGTTGTGGGAAACGAAGGTGTGGCCGATAACAGAGGCGTGGCCCGCGATTCCAGGGTAAGAGAGGATGATGAGGGTCTTGACTGTAGAAGAGAAGTATTGAGAGAAGGtcaaagggaggaagagaaggtgAGAAGATTAATGTGGACTTGTTCAGAACAGTTCATTTAATCTCAACCCCTAATCCAGTTATAAACCATGAGAATAATTAAAGTTTTACAAGCGAATTAGCCACTAACAGCCCAATTAGCTATTACATGTTTGGTCATCACTAATGACAGATGTGCCTGTTTTAAATACCCCTTATACAGAAtgtacactatatggccaaaagaaTGTGGAAACAACTAATAATTGAGTTCTTCAGCAGgcgtttcagccacacccattgctcacaggtgcataaaagcAGCCTATatccatgaaatctccatagacaaggtcaaggctaggccccttagttccagtgaagtgTTCTCTTAATGCACAaggatacaaatacattttagacaattgggtgcttccaacgtTGTGCTCCTGTGCACAAAGTGGGTCCAGAAAGACATGGTTTAATggggttggtgtggaggaacttgtGTAGCCTGCACAGATACCTGACCTCAATCCCACTGAACAACTTTGGAATAAATTGGAATGGCAATAGCAAGCTTggccttctcatccaacatcagtgcctgacttcacgaatgctcttttggctgaatgggcacaaattcccagagagacactccaaaatattgtgtaaaatcttcccagaagagtggcagCTGCAAACTCCATATTAATACCCAATGTTTGAAATGGGAGGTCCAACAAGCTCACataggtgtgatggttgggTGTCCAGATACCTTTGGCTGTatagtgtgtatatatgtaccgtatatactgtatgtactgtatatatatgcacagatcagccattacattatgaccactgacaggtgaagtgaataacactgatacaccgatcagccataacattaacacggataatctcattatcatgccacctgtcagtggatgggatatattagggagtaagtgaacattctgtcctcaaagttgaagtgttagaaataggaaaaatgggcaagcgtaaggatctgagcgacctTGACAAGGGCCAAGTTGTGATGGCTAggcgactgggtcagagcaccaccaaaactgcagcccttgttgggagttcccagtctgcagtggtcagtacctatcaaaagtggtccaaggaaagaacagggtcatgggcggccaaagCTCAATTGATACACGTGGGAAATGAAGGcaggcccgtgtggtctgatccaacagatgagctactgcagttcaaattgctgaaaaagctggtactgatagaaaggtgccaaaacacacagtgcattgcagtttgttgcgtatggggctgcctagccacagaccagtcagggtgcacaagctgacccctgtccactgccgaaagaccctacaatgggcatgtgagcatgagaactggaccatggagcaatggtctgatgaatcacattttcttttacatcacatggatggccgggtgctttgtttacctggagaacacatgggaagaaggcaagccgacGGAGGCAgtgttctgctgagaatccttggctcctgccattcatgtggatgttactttgacatgtaccacctacctgatcatattgttgcagaccatgggcactctttcatggcaacgatattccctgagggcattggcctctttcagcaggataaagagccctgccacaaagcaaaaatggttcaggaatgttttgaggaacacaacaacaaattcaaggtgttgacttggccaccaaattccccagatctcaatccaatcgagcatatgtgggatgtgctggacaaacaggtctgatccatggaggctccacctcgcaacttacaggacttaaagaatctgctgctgacgtcttggtgccagataccacagcacaccttcagaggtctagtggagtccatgcctcgacgggtcaggccTGTTTTGGCGACAAAATGGGGACCTGCAGAATATTAggcaagtggtcataatgttatggctgatcggtgtatgtccTTTGTCtgttgatcatccttgagatgtttctagaaCTTGATAGTCTATCTggggcaaattcaattgattagaCATGATTTACAAAGGCACACCCCTGTCTGTAAAAGTTCCCACATTTTACTGTGCATATGAGAGCAAAAACTAAGCCAAGTCTTTAGACTTCAAGTCCTGGAACTCAACATCGACCTCCATAGAGACACATCTGgggaaagtaattttttttttgctaaaacatggacatttcccACGACTACAGTAAGCATAATCTTTGTGAATTGGGAGATGTTTGGAACCAACAAGACTATTCCTGGAGCTGGCTGTGCAGCCAAACTTAGAAACCGGTCAAGGGCcttgtcagggaggtgaccaagaaccaaaATTGGCCACTCTAACCAAACTCCcaagtttctctgcagagatgggagaaccttccagatAGACTGAGGAGAACAAAATTAAATTATGATGCCTCACTGCCAAGCGCTTTGTCTGATGAAAACATGGTAGCTCTCATTGCCATGGTAGCTCTCATAACCTTCACTAttgtgaagcatgttggtgccAGCATCATGCTAGGGGGATGCTTCTCAATCACACAGACTAGGAGACTGATCAGGACTACGGGAAGGATGAactgagcaaaatacagagaggtctttgaagaaaacctgatccagagtgcaTAGGAACTCTATGAGGTATTGAGACTGGTTTGAAGAAAACGACCCAAAGCAAACAGCCttgacaatgctggagtggacTAAGTCTGTATTTGGACCCCATTGACATCTAAGACCTGAAAATCACAGTTCAGCTGCACTCACCATCCCATCTGACTgcgcttgagaggatctacaaggaagaatgggagaaactgcccaaatccaatTGTGCAAAGCTGGAGACATACTTAAGACTTGACTTATGTGCCAAATGT from Esox lucius isolate fEsoLuc1 chromosome 5, fEsoLuc1.pri, whole genome shotgun sequence harbors:
- the si:ch211-234p6.5 gene encoding pleckstrin homology domain-containing family A member 4 isoform X6 — its product is MVVEKTSRRTHLIRMEDQDRMSQASSVVTISSFPVKSMDSDDRVQTFGKRCRAAKRDPNCPVVIRGWLNKKDSSGLKLWKRRWFVLSNYCLFYYKDSREESVLGSIPLPSYSILFCTPRECKNRKNTFKVVHQGMRSYFFCADTQEDMLSWVRALNQSACMEADSSINRRCSSYQDFTQMGGSSESVDLPQSPSLRDGLSQNAEHAIRSQREPSQVTRGRSGTPRSEPSGRRSMRQSPSTRTPSPTEFRSRRVERKDEDSLPFLSSSNTPPEYMRTGSLTPRGQLVSRPHTPVGRVDIRPQDDPGIMTQCCASGSPKLEFKSAPHTPGSERWQTVNRPTPVYSSLHHIPSGRRALGKSNSTEGQTDLLPPLPTTSRVPHAHHPPHPHHHHRSHMSVCLLPPPVPAKSELNDSETPSPIQLLESEADAVLTRLCGCDKLLQSLSLELAKLQLDKDHVQYALEMTRMQLDEWRSQGLRGQEGALNQKALLQEELITIRARMCDVSLEMERVWSQYERMESELSVFRSHLQHVCNFGMPQEQSQAQRELWMMEDILSGLRVNRDHFRVLLGLQRHPGTFQNPSSHPGTPGSPTERTQCGLPMGMESEPPARPPLPQELQDTNQGRDQGRERMEPNYEVIYTCPVDPLDRRGNNQSDPIGDRTQRETSESQFSSRWSTPDAKNKKGRMSEGEQMERMRRHQERLTSRRNPPAGGPIRTKGQSSQPIDEAPFPLRVTRIVTAILPSPLIARHVSVEDPPPELATPLPEQIPPGVQHRLTEPSKKLFQKPPRRQLFDMSDQNSNWSQAEASEISLVEQQPAKQLAKAPHGVASEREVQNTHGLNATRAKESHNVTTRASREDTQSEEPSADAMMLQPSCDQAVVGNEGVADNRGVARDSRVREDDEGLDCRREVLREGQREEEKVEGCVALPTSGSDPDLFLTPDQREAKLRRVERIRERVIRSQRECSGIRPSAVERGERGVPQHPFYKDL